From the Deinococcus sonorensis KR-87 genome, the window CAGGCGGTTCTCAGGCCGCCCACCAGCGATGGCAGGCTGGCCGGGAACATCACCCGACGTCACCAGCCCCAGGCCGGACGCGCCCAGGGTGCGCCCGGCCACCCGCAGGGCCGGCGGCACGTTGCCGAGCGCGCCCGACACCGCCAGCGCCACCGGAATGAAGCCCTCCAGAATCACCACCGCCAGCACCGCGCGCTCGTTCAGGCCCAGGAACACGATGGCCAGCGGCACGAAGGCGATGGACGGAATGCTCTGAAGCGCCGTCAGGTAGCTGCCCACCGTGTCGCGCAGAATCCGCCACGACGCCAGCGCCAGGCCAGCCAGCGTTCCGAGCGCCACGGCAATCAGGTAGCCGACGGCGACCCGCCGCAGCGAGTTGAGCACCGCCGTCAGCAGCTTGCCGTCGGGCGACTTGCCGAACAGGCCGTACTGGATCTCACTCCAGACGGCCTTCGGTCCCGGCATCACGTAGCTGGGCCACACCTGACGCACGTCGGTCAGGAACCACCACAGCAGCAACAGCAGCAGCAGCCCGCCCAGCTGCAGGGCCAGGGCCCGCACGCGCCGGCCAGCGCCGCCCGGATGGGGGCTGACGCTGGCTGACGTCATTTGCCGCCTGTCTGCAGCGATTTCAACACGCTGAGGTTCACAACCTTGCTCAGATCCGGCACCTCACGGGTGTAGCCTGCTTCCTTGTTCAGGTCGGCGTACTCGCGCAGTGCGTCCTGGTTGAGGTCGGCGGAGATCTGGGTGCGCGACAGTGCGCGCTGCAGCACCAGCGGGGCCACCTTCTGTCCGGTCAGCTTCTCCAGCTGCCGGCTGATGGCCTGCTGGGCCGCCGGTGGGTTCTTCTTGATGAAGGCGACGGCGCTCAGGTGGGCCTTCAGGAAGGCCTTCACCAGTTCCGGGTTGGCGGCCGCGAACTTGGTATTCACGATCACCACGGCGGTCGGGTAGTCGCCGTTCCGCCAGATGGCCTTCTCGTCCAGCACCAGCTTATTGCCCTGCTGCTGCAGCTGCGCCCCCCACGGTTCCGGCACCAGCGCTGCGTCGATCTGACGGCTGGAGAAGGCGGCGGCCACATCGGCAGGTGCCACCGGCACGATGGTGACGGTGCCGCCGTCCGTCTGCGCCTTGAGACCCTGCTCCTTGAGGATGTGCCGCAGGCTGATGTCCTGGGTGTTGCCGAGCGACGGCACCGCCACCCGCTTGCCGGCCAGATCCTTGAAGCTGGCAATGCTCACGTCCTTGCGGGCGATCAGCACCGCGCCGGCATTCGAGGCGCCCGCGATGATCTGGACCGGCAGGCCACGCGCGGCGGCGTTGATGGCCGGTCCTGGCCCGATGTACCCGATGTCGATCTGCCCGGCAGCGAAGGCTTCTGACAGCTGGGTGCCCGACACGAAGTCGCGTGTCTGCAGCGTGACCTTCCCGAAAGCCTTCTGGAAGTCGCCCCGGTCCAGCGCCACCAGCGCGGGGGCGTGGGTCAGGTTGGGAAAGTAGCCGATGCGGATGGTGGTGGCCTGCTGCGCCTGGGTCAGGCCCAGGCTGAGCAGCACGGCGGCGGTCAGGAGGTGTGTGCGATTGGTCATGGGAGCCTCAGGGGTGGGGCAACAGCAAGGCAGGATGTAGCAGGATGCCTTAAATGTTGGGGGGTGCAGGGGACGCTTGGTCTTCAGACAGCTGAAGGCCGCTTCAAGAAACGTTCAGCGGCGATAGCCCTCGCGCAGCACCTCAGCCACCTCGGGCCGGGTGAACTCGGCGGGCAGCGCCTCGCCGGCCCGCAGCAGCTCGCGCACCTTGGTGCCGCTCAGCACCAGGTGGTGCGAGCCGTCGTGCGGGCAGGTGCGGGGGCTGACCAGCTGCCCGCAGGTCTTGCAGTAGAAGGTGTGCTCGAACTTCAGGATCTGGATGCCCAGTTCCTGCGCCGTGAAGTGCGAGAAGATCTCCTGCGCCTCGTAGGTGCCGTAGTAGCTGCCCACCCCGGCGTGGTCGCGGCCCACGATGAAGTGGGTGGCGCCGTAGTTGCGCCTGGACAGCGCGTGCAGGATGGCCTCTCGCGGACCGGCGTAGCGCATGGCCGCCGGGTACACGCTCAGCAGGGTGCGCTCACGCGGGTAGTAGCGCTCCAGCAGCACCTCGTAGGCCTTCACGCGCACGTCGGCCGGCACGTCGTCGCCCTTGGTGGTGCCCACCAGCGGGTGCAGCAGCAGGCCGTCCACCAGCTCCAGCGCCACCTTCTGCAGGTACTCGTGGGCGCGGTGGATCGGGTTGCGGGTCTGGAAGGCCACGGTGCTGCGCCAGCCGCGCGCCTCGATCACCTCGCGCACCTCGGCGGGCGTGCGGTGGTGCGCCGGGAAGTTGCCCCGGGGCACCTGATACAGCGTGATGGCGCCGGCCACGTACACCTCGCCGGAGCTGTACAGCGCGGCCACGCCCGGGTGCGCCACGTCCTCGGTCCGGTACACTTCGCGGGCTTCCCAGCGCTTGTCCGGGGTGTAGGTCTCGCTGACCTCGATGAAGCCGACCGGCTCACCCTGCCGGGTCAGGGCCACCACACCGCGCGCCTTGGCCGCTTCCTCGCTGCTGACCGCCAGCGTGATGGGAATGCTCCAGGGGGTGCCGTCGGCGAGGCGCATGCGCTCGACCACCGAGCGGTAGTCGGCCTCACCCAGGAAGCCGGTCAGTGGGGAATACGCGCCGCTGGCGAGCATCTCCAGGTCGGCGTAGCTGCGGTCGCTGAGTTCCAGGGCGGGCCGGCCCTGCAGTTCGCCCGGCTGGGCGCTGCGGACCCGGTTGACCAGGGTGCCGCCGAGAGGGGTGGGGAGCGTCAGGGGATGATGGGTCAGGATGGTCATTCGGGATCCTCTCGAGGAAAGCTTCAATTGATGGTTCAGGTCAACTAATCCGGCAAAAAAAATGTGTTAGAGCCGCTGCTCGCCGGCCCACAGGCCACATTCGGTCTTGCCCTGCCCGGCCCAGCGGCCGGCACGGGCATCCTCTCCCGGCCGCACCGCACGGGTACAGGGCCAGCAGCCGATGCTCAGGAAACCGTCGAAGTACAGCGGGTTGACCGGCAGATCATGGGCGGTGGCGTAGACCTCCAGCTGCTCGCGGGTCCAGTAGGCCAGCGGATTGATCTTGCGCCGGGCGCCGTCTTCCACGAAGGGGATGTCCGCGCGGGTGCTGGCCTGATCTCGGCTGCGGGCGTTCAGCAGAGCCGAAGGGTTGCGGCTCTTCAGGTGGCGCTGCAGCGGCTCCACCTTGCGCGCCGCGCAGCAGGCGTCCGGGTTGGTGGCGTACAGGCCGTCCGGGGTCTGGCCGTCGTCAGGGCTGGCCCCGGCGTTCAGCGTCACGAAGTTCAGCTGCGGGTAGCGCTCCGCGAGGCGGTCACGGGTGGCGAGCGTCTCCGGGAAGTGATAGCCGGTATCCACAAACAGCACGTCGCCGGTGTAGCCGGCCCGCGCCGCGAGGTCCAGCAGCACCACGCCGTTCAGGTTGAAGGCGCTCGGCATCACCAGATCCGGGTGCGCCTGCAGGGCCCAGCCGATCACCTCCAGCGGATCGGTGTCCGGCCCGAAGGCCGGCACCGACGCGCTCACCTCAGGCGTAAGCAGCGTCACGGCCCACCTCCGAGGTGGCGAGCGCCAGCACCTGCTCCAGGCAGGCCTCGATGCTCTGCTGGTCGGTGCGCAGGTGCAGGGCGGGGGAGAGCGGGGCCTCGTAGGGGTCCGAGACGCCGGTGAAATGCGGAATCTCACCGGCCAGGGCGCGCAGGTACAGACCCTTCACGTCGCGCTCCGTGACCACCGAGAGCGGCGCGTCCACGAAGATCTCCGAGGCGTTCGGCAGCTCACTCAGCACCGCGTCACGGGTGTCGCGGTACGGAGAGATGGCGCTCACCAGCACCGTCACCCCGTGGCGGGCCAGCAGCCCAGCCACGAAGGCGATGCGCCGCACGTTGGTGTCGCGGTCGGCCTTGGAGAAGCCCAGGCCCTTGCTCAGGTTTTCGCGCACGGCGTCGCCGTCCAGCAGCTCCACCCGTTCACCACGCCGCTCCAGCTCCCGGTAGAGGGCGCTCGCCAGGGTGCTCTTGCCGGCGCCTGACAGGCCGGTGAACCACAGCACCCGGCCTTCCGCAGCCCGGCTCACACGCCCACCGGCTGCTTGTCGGGGTTCAGGACGGCGTCCGGCAGGAAGCGTTCGGCGCCGACGCGGTCGGCGAACTGCACGAAGGTCTCGTCCGGCAGGCCCTGGGTTTCGTAGTCGCGCAGCACCGAGGCGGTGTAGCGGTCCAGGTCCTTGGCCAGCACCACGCCCTTGAGCTTGGTGCCCAGGCGCTGCGCCGCACCGATGCCGCCCGCCAGATGCACCTGGTAGGCTTCCTCTTCCACGCCCTCGGCGTTCTTGCGCAGCGAGCCCATGAAGCCCAGGTCCGCCACCTGATAGCGGGTGCAGGCGTTGCTGCAGCCGGTCAGATTGATGGTGACGGGCAGCTGCGGCAGGGCCAGTCCACCGGCCTCCAGGTGATCGATCAGGTTGGCGGTGCGCTCCTTGGTTTCCGTCAGCGCCAATCGGCAGAACTGCGTGCCGGTGCAGGCGATGGTGGTGCCGCGCATGCCGGTGTCGGGCGCGAGGTCCAGCGCCTGCAGCTCCAGGCTCAGCGCCTCCGGCTGCTGCACGTTCGGAATCAGGATGTTCTGGAAGGGGGTGTTGCGCAGCTCGCCGCTGCCGTAGCGGTCGGCGAGGTCGGCCAGGGCGCGGGCCTTGTCCGGGTTGATGCGCCCTACCGTGGTGGCCACCACCACGTAATAGCCGCCACCCTTCTGCGGGTGCACGCCCAGCACGTCGTTGCCGCCGAAGCGAGCCACCGGCGCCTGCGGCCCGTCGGTGAGCGGGCGCTTCAGGTACTCGGTCTCCACGATCTGACGGAAGCCGGCCGCGCCCAGATCCTTGATCAGGTACTTCAGGCGGCTCTTCTTGCGGTTCTGACGGTAGCCGTGGTCGCGGTAGGCGCCGGCGATGGCCATGGCCACCTCCACCACCTCTTCCGGGCGCACGAACACGCCCAGGCGCTCGGCCAGGTGCGCGACCGCACCCAGACCGCCGCCCACCCACACGTCGAAGCCGACTTCGCCGTTCACCTCATGGGCCAGGAAGCCGATGTCGTTGATCAGGTGAATGCCTTCCAGCTCCGGCGATCCGGTGATGCTGATTTTGAACTTGCGCGGCAGGTCGCCAAAGTCCGGGTTGCCGCTCAGCTCACGGTCCAGCTGGTGCGCCAGCGGCGCCACGTCCAGCACTTCGCGGGCGTCCAGGCCGGCCAGCGGGCTGGCGATCACAGCACGCACGGTGTCGCCGCAGGCGCCGCGCGTGTGCAGCCTGATCTGCTCCAGGCGGCTGAAGATGGTAGGCACGTCGCGGATGGTCAGCCAGTGAAACTGGAAGGCCTGCCGGTCCGAGACGTCCAGCGTGCCGCGCGCGTAATCGTCGCTGATGCTGGCGATCTCGCGCAGAGCGTCACTGCTGTAGGTGGCGCCGGGTACCTTGACGCGCATCATCAGGAAGCCGTCCTCCTGGGGGCGCTGCGGGTACACGCCGTACCACTTGAGCATATCGATCCACTCCGGGTCGATGACGCCCTCGCGCGCGTACACGTGAATATCGTCAATGATGTCAAACGGCGGCTTCTCTTTTTTCAGGCGTTCGATGTCGCTCATGGAATCTCCGGGTTGGGGCGGTGAAGGGCTCACCGGGAATGGTTCAGTGGGTCAGACGGTACTGCAGCAGGCGCCACTGGAAATACAGCAGGCAGCCGACACAGATGCGGGTGGTGAGGTTGAGCAGGGCCAGTATAATGACCAGCAGCCCCAGGCCGGCGCTCAGCAGGGGCAGACCCGCCAGCCCGCTCAGGGCACTGAGCAGCAGCACGCTGCCGCCAATCCCCTGGGCGAATTGGTGCGCCTGAGGCGCCTCGTCCACTACCTGAGGCCGCAGCCCCAACACCGGACCAAGCGCGCGGTAGGCGGCTTTGAGAGGACTGTGGACGGGCCAGGCGGCACCGATCAGCATCGCCAGACCCAGCAGTCCGCTCAACCAGGGCATGCGCAGCGCCAGGGCCAGGGCCGTAAGCGTCACCACGCTGATCTGGTTGAATTTGAGGGCGCTCAGATCCGTCTTCATGCCGTTCCTCCAATACCTGACAAGAAAGGTACCTCATCTAGCTGACAAATTCCATCAACTTGTCTGTGCTTCTGTAAGGATGCCGGTGCGGTCGCTACCTTGACTGCACCTTTAATGTCCAGCGACCGTAGCGGGGGACACTCAACGTGTCCGAAAAATAAAAACACCTTCTCATCAGCCGTCTTTGGGCTTCTGCGACAGTGCAGGACAGGTTCCAATTGCGGCTTTGGCGGTCAGGAATTCCCCCGTCGGGGGGTATAGGCTCACGGTCCTCATCGCCCGTCGCAACGAATCTTTTACGGTGGGCGCGCGAGGATAATCCCGTCAACCGAAACACGAAGGTCACCACTCACGTTCGGTTCGTCATGCTCACACGTCGCTCTCTCATTTCTGGAAAGGTTGAGGTTTCCCCATGACTATCTCCCGTACCGTGCGTTTTGCTGTTCCCGCTGCTGCTGCACTCTCGATGGTCCTGATGTCCTGCGGAGGCGGCACGACTGTGCCTACTGCCACCGTCACCAGCGTGACCGTCACCGCCCCTGCCGCAAGCATCGCAGTCGGTGAGACCACTCAGGCCACCGCCACCGTTGTTGGCACCGGCACGCCGGCCCAGACCGTCACCTGGAGC encodes:
- a CDS encoding aliphatic sulfonate ABC transporter substrate-binding protein codes for the protein MTNRTHLLTAAVLLSLGLTQAQQATTIRIGYFPNLTHAPALVALDRGDFQKAFGKVTLQTRDFVSGTQLSEAFAAGQIDIGYIGPGPAINAAARGLPVQIIAGASNAGAVLIARKDVSIASFKDLAGKRVAVPSLGNTQDISLRHILKEQGLKAQTDGGTVTIVPVAPADVAAAFSSRQIDAALVPEPWGAQLQQQGNKLVLDEKAIWRNGDYPTAVVIVNTKFAAANPELVKAFLKAHLSAVAFIKKNPPAAQQAISRQLEKLTGQKVAPLVLQRALSRTQISADLNQDALREYADLNKEAGYTREVPDLSKVVNLSVLKSLQTGGK
- the sat gene encoding sulfate adenylyltransferase, whose product is MTILTHHPLTLPTPLGGTLVNRVRSAQPGELQGRPALELSDRSYADLEMLASGAYSPLTGFLGEADYRSVVERMRLADGTPWSIPITLAVSSEEAAKARGVVALTRQGEPVGFIEVSETYTPDKRWEAREVYRTEDVAHPGVAALYSSGEVYVAGAITLYQVPRGNFPAHHRTPAEVREVIEARGWRSTVAFQTRNPIHRAHEYLQKVALELVDGLLLHPLVGTTKGDDVPADVRVKAYEVLLERYYPRERTLLSVYPAAMRYAGPREAILHALSRRNYGATHFIVGRDHAGVGSYYGTYEAQEIFSHFTAQELGIQILKFEHTFYCKTCGQLVSPRTCPHDGSHHLVLSGTKVRELLRAGEALPAEFTRPEVAEVLREGYRR
- a CDS encoding phosphoadenylyl-sulfate reductase, with the protein product MTLLTPEVSASVPAFGPDTDPLEVIGWALQAHPDLVMPSAFNLNGVVLLDLAARAGYTGDVLFVDTGYHFPETLATRDRLAERYPQLNFVTLNAGASPDDGQTPDGLYATNPDACCAARKVEPLQRHLKSRNPSALLNARSRDQASTRADIPFVEDGARRKINPLAYWTREQLEVYATAHDLPVNPLYFDGFLSIGCWPCTRAVRPGEDARAGRWAGQGKTECGLWAGEQRL
- the cysC gene encoding adenylyl-sulfate kinase, which produces MSRAAEGRVLWFTGLSGAGKSTLASALYRELERRGERVELLDGDAVRENLSKGLGFSKADRDTNVRRIAFVAGLLARHGVTVLVSAISPYRDTRDAVLSELPNASEIFVDAPLSVVTERDVKGLYLRALAGEIPHFTGVSDPYEAPLSPALHLRTDQQSIEACLEQVLALATSEVGRDAAYA
- a CDS encoding nitrite/sulfite reductase, with the protein product MSDIERLKKEKPPFDIIDDIHVYAREGVIDPEWIDMLKWYGVYPQRPQEDGFLMMRVKVPGATYSSDALREIASISDDYARGTLDVSDRQAFQFHWLTIRDVPTIFSRLEQIRLHTRGACGDTVRAVIASPLAGLDAREVLDVAPLAHQLDRELSGNPDFGDLPRKFKISITGSPELEGIHLINDIGFLAHEVNGEVGFDVWVGGGLGAVAHLAERLGVFVRPEEVVEVAMAIAGAYRDHGYRQNRKKSRLKYLIKDLGAAGFRQIVETEYLKRPLTDGPQAPVARFGGNDVLGVHPQKGGGYYVVVATTVGRINPDKARALADLADRYGSGELRNTPFQNILIPNVQQPEALSLELQALDLAPDTGMRGTTIACTGTQFCRLALTETKERTANLIDHLEAGGLALPQLPVTINLTGCSNACTRYQVADLGFMGSLRKNAEGVEEEAYQVHLAGGIGAAQRLGTKLKGVVLAKDLDRYTASVLRDYETQGLPDETFVQFADRVGAERFLPDAVLNPDKQPVGV
- a CDS encoding DUF4395 domain-containing protein, with amino-acid sequence MKTDLSALKFNQISVVTLTALALALRMPWLSGLLGLAMLIGAAWPVHSPLKAAYRALGPVLGLRPQVVDEAPQAHQFAQGIGGSVLLLSALSGLAGLPLLSAGLGLLVIILALLNLTTRICVGCLLYFQWRLLQYRLTH